A region of Selenomonadales bacterium 4137-cl DNA encodes the following proteins:
- a CDS encoding DUF2087 domain-containing protein: MKDVSELFWQASPAELKQGYRYDGAAGVYICLICGETFADGVVYRHGDLLYEARKYVAVHIAASHQSVFAFLVGLDRKLTGLTDHQKALLELFYDGRSDAEVAKELGAGSVSTVRNHRFALREKQKQAKVFLAIMELLAERAPKKSGFIDLPRGTRNVDERFAITAEENEKILAACLPQGPDGPLALFPAKEKKRLAILRHIVKYFDPTATYSEKEVNAILKRFYDDYVLLRRYLVDYGFMDRTADGGKYWIKL; the protein is encoded by the coding sequence ATGAAAGATGTGTCGGAGCTGTTCTGGCAGGCGTCGCCGGCGGAGCTGAAGCAGGGGTACCGCTATGACGGGGCGGCCGGCGTATATATTTGCCTGATATGCGGCGAGACGTTCGCGGACGGGGTGGTTTACCGCCACGGTGACCTGCTGTACGAGGCGCGGAAATACGTGGCGGTCCATATCGCCGCGAGTCATCAGTCGGTTTTCGCTTTTCTCGTCGGTCTCGACAGGAAGCTGACCGGGCTGACCGATCACCAGAAGGCGCTGCTGGAGCTTTTTTACGACGGCAGGAGCGACGCCGAGGTGGCGAAGGAGCTGGGAGCCGGCAGCGTGTCGACGGTCCGCAACCACCGCTTCGCACTCAGGGAGAAGCAGAAGCAGGCCAAGGTGTTTTTGGCGATAATGGAGCTTTTGGCGGAGCGGGCGCCGAAGAAGAGCGGCTTTATCGATTTGCCGCGGGGCACGCGGAACGTCGACGAGCGGTTCGCGATCACGGCGGAGGAGAACGAGAAGATCCTGGCCGCCTGTCTCCCCCAGGGGCCGGACGGCCCGCTGGCGCTCTTCCCCGCCAAGGAGAAAAAGCGGCTGGCGATCCTGCGGCATATCGTGAAGTATTTCGACCCGACGGCGACTTACTCCGAGAAGGAGGTCAACGCGATCCTGAAGCGGTTTTACGACGATTATGTCCTGCTGCGCCGCTATCTGGTCGATTACGGCTTCATGGACCGGACGGCGGACGGCGGCAAGTACTGGATCAAACTATAA
- a CDS encoding GIY-YIG nuclease family protein, translating into MDRRKELKLAYKETPRPMGVYVIRNNATGKLLVGASMNLPAAFNSQSFQLKMKVNRCKELQADWDRYGNDAFAFEVLEQIDAAKVPQEEWRKAVAALEEKWLEKLQPYDDKGYNARRKEKAAR; encoded by the coding sequence GTGGACAGACGCAAGGAATTGAAGCTGGCATATAAAGAGACGCCCCGCCCGATGGGGGTGTACGTTATCAGGAACAACGCCACCGGAAAGCTGCTGGTGGGCGCGAGCATGAATCTTCCCGCGGCCTTCAATTCGCAGAGCTTTCAGCTGAAAATGAAGGTTAACCGCTGCAAGGAGCTGCAGGCTGACTGGGACCGCTACGGGAACGACGCGTTCGCCTTCGAGGTGCTGGAGCAGATCGACGCGGCGAAGGTGCCGCAGGAGGAATGGCGCAAGGCGGTGGCGGCGCTGGAGGAAAAGTGGCTGGAGAAGCTGCAGCCGTATGACGATAAGGGTTATAACGCGCGCCGCAAGGAAAAGGCGGCACGGTGA
- a CDS encoding molybdopterin-dependent oxidoreductase, translating to MAKKERQIVATTAWSAGPGCHGGCGVLAHIEDGRLVKVEGDPNHPWNQGRICARCLAMTKYVYHPDRITRPLKRVGERGEGKWQEISWEEAFAYVEEKLVKIRDEYGPESVIFSMGTGRDIGAWICMLAYAYGSPNVMFALSGLACYSPRIAAVTTVQGDYCILDASQWFPARYEDPRYTRPECIVIWGYNIPSTCPDNVFGHWITDLMKQGTKIICIDPRLTFFASRAEKWLQLRPGTDGALAMGFLNVILNEKLYDEKFVSDWTNAPHLVRTDTGKLLRAGDLPGDGNAADFVVWDAVAGKPAVWDTADVTYKAAGVRPALEGEYQVKLACGQTVQCTTVWDTFRRKVAEYPLDKVAEITLVPADDIRAAARLYATSKPAAIHWGEPIDMTPAITPTTQAIADLWAITGNLDVPGGNVISRYAFDAVAYALPGAKGAIKLKSAEMDKKRIGADKYGPLGKFIWRAHTDLVIDQIFTGEPYPVKGMWLQTTNPLSGIGMDPRKWQKALEKLDFVAVVDLFMTPTAQLADIILPAASFLEKESIRSWWIPLQTINKAIDVAECKSDVEINFELARRLDPEFKWNTVHELFDEILANSGMTFAELQEKGWAFPPEGHPSAPYRRFEKGLLRADGKPGFRTPSGKFELHSTLREEWGLEPVAHYEEPPFTPVSRPDLAAEYPLILCTGRRSAAFFISEHRNIPWLRALDPDPVVEIHPRKAQELGIGNGEWVWVENWLGKCKLKAKVTLEVPEWMVMAAHGWWFPEEKTAAPDLCGTFRSNINTLIPMNAVGQDGLGSPIKHMLCKVYKVRGDEA from the coding sequence ATGGCAAAAAAAGAACGCCAAATCGTCGCCACAACCGCCTGGTCGGCCGGTCCCGGCTGCCACGGCGGTTGCGGCGTCCTGGCCCACATCGAGGACGGCAGGCTGGTCAAAGTCGAGGGCGACCCCAACCATCCCTGGAACCAGGGGCGGATCTGCGCCCGCTGCCTGGCGATGACCAAATACGTCTATCACCCCGACCGCATCACCCGGCCGCTCAAGCGGGTGGGGGAGAGGGGCGAGGGCAAATGGCAGGAGATATCCTGGGAAGAAGCCTTCGCTTATGTCGAGGAAAAACTCGTCAAAATCAGAGATGAATACGGCCCCGAAAGCGTCATCTTCTCCATGGGCACCGGCCGCGACATCGGCGCCTGGATCTGCATGCTTGCCTACGCCTACGGCAGCCCCAACGTCATGTTCGCCCTCAGCGGCCTGGCCTGCTACAGCCCGCGTATCGCCGCCGTCACCACCGTCCAGGGCGACTACTGCATCCTCGACGCCTCCCAGTGGTTCCCCGCGCGCTACGAAGATCCGCGTTACACCCGGCCCGAATGCATCGTCATCTGGGGCTACAACATCCCTTCCACCTGCCCCGACAACGTCTTCGGCCACTGGATTACCGACCTCATGAAGCAAGGCACCAAAATCATCTGCATCGACCCGCGCCTCACCTTCTTCGCCTCCCGGGCCGAAAAATGGCTCCAGCTCAGGCCCGGCACCGACGGTGCCCTGGCGATGGGCTTCCTCAACGTCATCCTCAACGAAAAACTATACGATGAGAAATTCGTCTCCGACTGGACCAACGCCCCTCACCTCGTCCGCACCGACACCGGCAAACTGCTCCGCGCCGGCGATCTGCCCGGCGACGGAAACGCCGCCGACTTCGTCGTCTGGGACGCCGTCGCCGGCAAACCGGCCGTCTGGGACACCGCCGATGTCACCTATAAAGCCGCCGGCGTCCGGCCCGCGCTCGAAGGCGAATACCAGGTAAAACTCGCCTGCGGGCAGACTGTCCAGTGCACCACCGTCTGGGACACCTTCCGCCGCAAGGTCGCCGAATACCCTCTCGACAAGGTGGCCGAAATCACCCTCGTCCCCGCGGACGACATCCGCGCCGCCGCCCGCCTCTACGCCACCAGCAAGCCTGCCGCCATCCACTGGGGCGAGCCCATCGACATGACCCCCGCCATCACCCCCACCACCCAGGCCATCGCCGACCTGTGGGCCATTACCGGCAACCTCGACGTCCCCGGCGGCAACGTCATCTCCCGCTACGCCTTCGACGCCGTCGCCTATGCCCTGCCGGGCGCCAAAGGCGCCATCAAGCTCAAGTCCGCCGAAATGGACAAAAAGCGCATCGGCGCGGACAAATACGGCCCCCTCGGCAAATTCATCTGGCGGGCCCACACCGACCTCGTCATCGACCAGATCTTCACCGGCGAGCCTTACCCCGTCAAAGGCATGTGGCTCCAGACCACCAACCCGCTGTCCGGCATCGGCATGGACCCCCGCAAATGGCAGAAAGCGCTTGAAAAGCTTGACTTCGTCGCCGTCGTCGACCTCTTCATGACCCCCACCGCCCAGCTTGCCGACATCATCCTGCCGGCGGCCTCCTTCCTCGAAAAAGAAAGCATCCGCTCGTGGTGGATACCGCTCCAGACCATCAACAAAGCCATCGACGTCGCCGAGTGCAAATCCGACGTCGAGATCAACTTCGAGCTCGCCCGGCGACTCGACCCCGAATTCAAGTGGAACACCGTCCATGAGCTCTTCGACGAAATCCTCGCCAACTCCGGCATGACCTTCGCCGAGCTGCAGGAAAAAGGCTGGGCCTTTCCGCCCGAGGGGCACCCCAGCGCCCCCTACCGCCGCTTCGAGAAAGGCCTGCTGCGCGCCGACGGGAAACCCGGTTTCCGCACCCCCTCAGGCAAATTCGAGCTCCACTCCACCCTTCGCGAAGAATGGGGCTTAGAACCGGTAGCCCACTACGAAGAACCGCCCTTCACCCCCGTGAGCCGCCCCGACCTGGCTGCGGAATACCCGCTCATCCTCTGCACCGGCCGGCGGTCGGCCGCCTTCTTCATCTCCGAGCACCGCAACATCCCCTGGCTCAGGGCTCTCGACCCCGACCCCGTCGTCGAGATCCACCCCCGCAAGGCCCAAGAGCTCGGTATCGGCAACGGCGAGTGGGTGTGGGTCGAAAACTGGCTGGGCAAGTGCAAGCTCAAAGCGAAAGTCACCCTCGAAGTCCCCGAATGGATGGTCATGGCCGCTCACGGCTGGTGGTTCCCCGAGGAGAAGACCGCCGCCCCCGACCTGTGCGGCACCTTCCGCTCCAACATCAACACCCTTATCCCCATGAACGCCGTCGGCCAGGACGGCCTCGGCTCGCCGATCAAGCACATGCTCTGCAAAGTCTATAAAGTCAGAGGAGATGAAGCGTGA